The segment taatttcgaGAATTTGGAAATCATTCCTAAGTCCtatgtgaattttaaaaagggaGGACTTATACTGAATCGGATCGAAACAACCGACTCGACACAATGGGCATATTGGGCAGCCAGCGGTGAGAATGAGTGAACGTGAAACCtgcttaataaaggaaaaccTGCCTAATATTCtgattttatacattttttgctcaatgcgctccaaaaaaataaacccCTTTAAACAAATAGATTTTATCCATAAAGCTTGAATAAAGTTTCAACGCTACATAGGGCGTTATTGCATAAGCGTCCGATATttcacagggtgatttttcaacTAGTTTTAAGGTGAAATGTTTTAATAGACATGTGTCCTAGCCCGTTTAGTTTTCAAGGTGCGGgatttcaaagtttaaaaaacaaatcacatattttttgttatttttcgaTCTTTTCCAGCTAATCTTACGAAATTTCACATTCTAggtttttttgggatgagaaacTCAAATTTATCGATGATTTACTtatatcttctagagggcgccacgaGCGATTACTGGGGTACTTCTAAATAGCTGAAACTTTTCGGTTTTGCGTCATACGCATTCCCATTAGCGAGCTCATACGTAAAATGTATGTCGGCAAGTTCTAAATGAGTAAAATTTGCCATTACTTTAAGACAAATagttacaataattttcttaaagagTAGCGTCTTTGCCacaatttaagtttaaaagtCATAGAAAAATAGCAAACAATTACAATAATTCTCTTCAGACTTATAGCAGAGACAACACGAGACGCTCAATTAAGTGCCAAAATAGCGTCCGTATTACTCCACAACTCAACAACAGTCTGGTCAGTTCCTGTTGATAGTTAAGGGTGAttctttatgtttttttattcttctaAGTAAGCTGATCGTGTTGTAAAATATAAGTTACAAGTACCTTCTGTTTCTTAAAGTTCACATTTTTCCACAACGTTAACGGAATATCCACACACAACGCACAAAGTCCGCGGCATCgtacacaaaaaatataaaaaggacGCTTCTCGGgctcaaaatcaaaattatgaCAAATGTCAATTGTTAAGGCAGTCAAAGCCAACGACCAATCAATGTGATTGCCAGACAAAGATGGCATGATGTTGCAATGAAACTTCTGAGTTACGATCGCAGCGCCATCTTGGTGAAAGGTTCCAACTGTTCAACGCAGATGCCTATACGGAAACAACGATACGCGGAATAAAGACAATAAATGTCAAAAGCGAACTATTCGGTGATTTAGTTTGCCGCATCTATTGTCTCTGCTTGCAAGTTAAATTTATGTCAGTTTacctcaactttttttttcaccgcctacttttctattttttttttgagggaACTCATCGGATTAAAAGTAAAAGTGTCCTAATGATCGCTTGAGGGGCCCTCTACGAgatacaactaaatcgttgataaatttgaatttctcatcccaaaaacCCCCGAAcacgaaatttcgtgaaattagtaTGTAGAGGTCGAGAGATTTCAAAGAGTAtgcgatttatttttttaactttgatgCCCCTCACGTTCAAAACTGAGCGAATTAAGACACATATTTATAAGGActtaaaactacttgaaaTATCGCCCAGTGCGGTGTCGGACATTAATTCCACAACACTCTGTAAAGAAATTTAGTTGGTGCACGCAATTGTTCAACTTAATACACAGGTCTAGATGAATATTTGCGCtctcttaaattttgattaactCATCTACACCAAAACGAAGGGAAAATTCCACTAAGTAAAACACCATCTACTCCTTATTATGATGTTGCAGGCTGTTATGTGATCATATCAGTCTGTATCTACCTTAAGTCCGCTTTTTCCAGaagatttagatatttttgttcatGCAACGGCGAAAGAGAAAGAATATCCCAAAACCAATTTCCGCTTCATTATCAACGATCCATATAGCAGCCCAAATGAACTGATATTAATGAGATATctcttcttcaaaatttcggttgTTCGCACTCCCAGCAAATAATTGTGCGGAAGTTGTGCCTTTATAAAACCTATCCTAATCATTTGTCTCGTTTAAACATGCGTTAAATAACATTCGAATGCCGTTgggaaattgaaacattttattctTGATACCCGAAACGTGACTATTCCCCGACGTTGCTTCTTATGCCAAATCCCTTGTTCGACTCCAAATCCACAACAACAGTTTTGTATCGAGCCATCGATATTGCTCTTTTTGATGCTGCACCAGGccctataaataaatttaaacacagttattttttcctttatggtGGTGTGGTGGTAAACTTTTAGTACATGATAGCGACCATTATGAGCATAAAACTCGCGTGAggaataaaaatctaaatggaCTAAACCGATCATGGGACAAAAGACAGTAGCGATTAGATTAAATGCGTTTCAAAGTTTCTGTGATAAATGTAACTGGAAAATGCCATGGCTGGTTTAATGCCCGGCTTTCATAACACATAATGACGGACTCTCACTAAAAGTTACGTTTAGGGTTCGCGATAATGTATTTAGCCGGCAGGGTCGGACTTTATTGTGTTCAGATCCGAATTTAACACAATTTCCTTAATTAGTACAGAATGTGTGCCCTCGAGAACGTCTTAGAATATCAACGGAAGCCACTTAACGTCAGTTGCCATGCTCCCGTTCTGTATTCATGGAAAGAAGCGGAAAGTGCTCGAGCAGGGCAGACGATGGAATCATATCACAATCGGCCTGAACGTGATCGATGCAGAAAACGCACACAATAAAGCCGGAAAATTAAGCTTAAATGGGTTTGGAGGACTTGGGGGAAATGCGTTTTCTTTCAAGATGACTTCGGTGCTCAGTTTGTCTTTGGTTTCTCTTATACCGGCCTAGTTCCTTTAGGTCTCATCCATCTTATCTTCACACAGggtatctaaaaaaaaaacaggcgAAGTGTtaactcagttatttatgaacggattttgatgaactaaaaaccaaatcaaataatatttttcagactACTAAAGAacgtcaaaatttatttttttaactcaacttcTTATGTTCAGGTGTTACGTTTAGACCTTCAAATAGAACTCCATgtgtttttacgttttttgatggaaaatatgtttttcaatttaattatgtatgacaagttaatgtgaaaacaattttttactgaaaaaaaattgaataatttgaattatatAGCCATCTGTATTGTCATGGGTCCATCTGCGTTGCTCTGAGTTCAACTGCATTTCACTCCATCTTCTCCTATCTTGTAATCTCATACAAAGACGCTCGGTGCCATGGAGAAGTGGTGTCCATGTGATACTCAGCAAGAAGGGACAAGACAAGGCCGCCCTTGAATATTAGAACCACATCGTTCCTCCTCATAATTTTCTATGAGCAGTCATGCTCCAAGTGTGATTACTGTAAATTTACacgaacttttatttttaggaaaCAATACGAAGACTTTGACGACCCCTCACTAAAAAAACACCCCAGCGAACAGGCCGATGATATTAGCATAGACAGCTTACCTGAGTACCAACGACCCCCGCCAAGAGTAATCGATCAGTATGCCTTATTTACATAACTCCAAACCAATACTCAACATTTAATCCTTTTCAGATATCTAAAAGCGGAAATCCCTCACTTATCTAGAAGATCCACTGTTTCCTTATTATGTTGCATGGGTTTCATTATCATGTTCGGTATGAGGGAGACCATGGGTATGGTGAATTCAGAAATCGAGGGCAAGAATGTGAGCTGTAGCAGCTCAAAAGTGCCCTTTTATAAAATGAATGTTTCCAGAGTACCTCTTCACAAATTACAGTATCACGTTCGACGATGGGAGCTATTGAATCAGCGATCTTTTGGGGCTATTTTATCACCCAAATACCTGGCGGGCTTATAGCAGCCGCTTACCCAGCTAATAAACTCTTTGGTGCCGCTATAGGATCTTCTTGCTTGCTCAATCTTTTTGTGCCCGCCTTATATGACAATCCTTCAGGGCTAATCATTATTAAAGTTATGCAAGGTTTAGTTGAGGTCTGTTTATCATGTATAACATTTTCTAGTAGCATAATATATGCTACCATAGGGTGTAACGTATCCAGCCTGCCATGGTATAATGCGTCACTGGGCCCCGCCACTGGAAAGATCTCGTTTGGCGACCATAGCTTTCAGTGGATGTTATGCTGGTGTAATGTTCTCTATGATGATTTGCGGTATACTTATGAAGAACATAAGCCTGTTTGCGCCCTTTTACTTCTATTCTGTTATTGGTATAATATGGTATTTGACATGGTTGTGGCTGGTGTTTGAGAAGCCTTCCCTGCATACTTGCATTGATGCCAAAGAGCTTATTATGATTGAAAAATCTTTAGGTGAATTGTCGGGTTGAGTAGTATAATTGGTTATGTCAAGACTTTTATTATAGGTAGTAGTCAGCAGCATTACAGTAATTTGACCTTAAGCAACACCCCCTGGAAGGCCTTCTTCACGTCTATGCCATGTTACGCTATATTTGTGGCCAATTTTTGCAGGTCGTGGAACTTTTACCTGCTGGTGCTATTTCAGGCCTCCTATTTCAAGGAGGCGTTCGGTACCACCACAGCCCAGGTATTTGCTATTATCGAATTGCCACTCTCTGTGTAGAAATATTATCATTACGACAGAATGCTTCTTTGGGTGCTCTACCACACTTCCTAATGACTTTGGTGGTACCAGCGGGAGGAATTATGGCCGATCGTCTGAGGAAAAAGGGAATTTTAAACACGACTCAAGTGCGAAAGCTTTTCAATTGCGGTGGGTTCGGTTTGGAAGCCACGTTCTTCCTTGCGATGGCATATTCTCACACGACCATCCAAGGAATGACTGCCTTAACTATAGGTACTTCTTCccagatttttttgtaataaatacaGGGGTATCGTGGGACTTTTAGGAGTGGCCTTCAGCGGTTTTGCAATTTCCGGTTTCAACGTAAATCATTTGGACATCGCTCCTAGGTATGCCAGTATCCTCATGGGGCTCTCGAATGGAATAGGTACCATCGCAGGAGCAATAATACCTTTGGCCAAAAACATAATCGTCGTTGATACGGTACGTAGTCTTCTTGGGATCTAATGCTTAATTGTATGGTATCTGGATAAAAGAGATCCCCGAAATTAAGTGGCGTGCGCTCTGCACGGATGCTCTTTGATGCTGAACAATGGGCACAGTGTCGCGAGCCGACAACCGGCAAACGACGTCAGCATACTGAGAGTTCATTTTATCGGACGCACTGGACCGAGAGAACTTGGAAATGAAATATCGCTTTATGGAATCGAGAGAGGGAAATTCGGGTACAAAGTGTTTTAGCAGCGCCCCACACGAAGCATTGTTCCAGTCTGGATTTCCAGGGTGCAATCAGGGGCGTCGAATCGaaatcaaaatataattattgtaaaatgcGGGGGTTTTGTAAACGATGATTTACGAGCAGCtcggacactctgtatttgCGTTTGTAATTGGCATTATCCCAGTTTTACctgttcaagaaaaaaatcaacattcaGCTACATTATTTTAGCACAATTTAGTAACTTTGGAACTGTTGTAAAGTAAGACAATGTTATTACTTGAAACGGTAAGGTTCAAATAACTTATTTGAGGCTAATTTggcaaattttaatgatttttttgttttttacgaGTCATTTGGTGGTTTGTGAAATCCAAAGAAGAATTTTaccttattgaaaaaatacatatgaaaatatgtaaaacgaAAAGTCATACATATTTCCATCTGTAGAATTAAATCTGAATAGAAAGGTAACCGTTCCTTCGTCCCCATTTTGAAGAGCATTTTTTTCCAGACCAAGGAACAATGGCGCATCCTGATTATTTTATCTGCGTTCATTCATTATgctggaataattttttatggaattttcgCCTCTGGGGAGCTCCAGCCGTGGGCTGATCCGAAAGCTGAGGAGGAAAGGCAGTGGAATCAAATGAACGAATCCGTGCCTGTAACTAAATATGCAGTATGTATAAATGTTGTATTTGAAAATAGGATCGTAAAGGATGATCTTTGTGCCAGGCCCAGCCAAACGGTTTGATGCAACGTCGTCCAAGTGGAGGAATGACTAATTATGGAGCCGCGATGGAAACCGCCTTGCCACCCTCAAAAGCCTCCGCTTTGCCTCAAGAGGTGACTTCCGGCCCACCTGTAAGGCCACCGGCTCCACGGCCTCATTTCCAGGTTAGAGGAAGTTTGTAATgagaaatgtatttaatttaattaaattaggaGGAAGCTCCGGTACAACCATCTGTTGTTCCATCGGCCAATCCATTTTTAAGCGGTCCCATTTCGAGAAATCCCTTTAGGCAAGAGGCTGTACAGCCAGAAGCCCAAGATACCTATTTGCACGGCACAATCGACGATAGAACCTATTAATAGTATTAGACTTATTAAAACCATTGTGCtgttaattttcctttaaagggGGAGTTATATAACGGCAGATACGGCTTGTTAGGAAAGGTACACGTACGGCTTATCGAATATAGGAAGAGACCTGAGATTTTTGCTTGTCTACATATAAATttagagaaagaaaaatttgaagcaaaaaagataaaatgaCTTTGGATCGCACAATTATCGTGTGGTTCCATTGCCGCAAATAAGGAACAATTTTCGGTTAGGTGGTGTCCCCCCGAGAAATTTAATTGCGAACATGCGAGCAATCGCTaagtaaaggaaaatttgcaaaattttgttcgataaaaattaatttatgcaaattatGGTCCTCCAACGACATAATACGTAATTACTGCGAAAAAGGAAATTGCGAATCGGCAAATCCATAGACatattatatgaaaattcgCTTGCGCGTTTGATTTTCCGAgtgatttcttcaaaaaatagttaaattacACTTGAGAATCttaaaaaatcgtcaaaagtttttgattcggcaaataaaaaacaacaagTAACACACTTACGCACACGAAAATGGagacatttgaaaaataattctcgTAAGTCCCAGGCCTAAATAggcaaaagttatttttgaaaatcacacGATCCTGGGCCATAGACGCAGGACTGTCCGCTGCATCTCTTcctaaatttgcaatttgaataattgcATAAGCTGTCCTCAATTCGACTATCGACACGagaatctttaaaaaaatatcatgcaTTAATGCGGATCATTAATGAGTGATTTTGTGCACATTAAAAAAGCATGTTAATACTCAGCCAAcgataatatattttcaaaagtgCATATTTCTGATCAAAACATCGCAAATCGGTAAATGTGGCGTCCGGTTGTCGCCAAAtggaaagaaacaaaaatattaagtcATTAAGTAGGCATAATGTTCATTTCGTGAAGGCACGGTTTTGCCCTCAACCCAATTCGTACTTCTCAAGTGGCTTTGAGACTCCTCAGTTGAAAATCGAGTTTGGGACACCTTCTACATGCTTATTCTGTATTTTCAAATCTTCGAGttcataatttataattttaagacACATTGTGAAGGCTTCTTCGCGTATATTTAGGTCGCGAAACACttaaaatgacaataaaaacacatTCAAACAAGAACAATAACAAACAAAGTGATTCTGCACTAGTTATTCACAGCAATTAACAGTAAATTTTGCGAAAATACTTATTAGATGTATAACGCATATTCAGAAATAAGTGATGATGTAGGAAAgggtataattaaaatatagttAAGATGTATGAAATCAAAGTACATTAAGTTCATGGCCATGAATCTTTCAGAATACGTTCAAaataagtttgaaaatagTCAAAATATGGTTTTATGTGATCTTTGGTCCTGTAAAAACGTTGTTTAGTCGACATTTAGTTCGTGTTTTAACTGGGATGTTATCGTTTTACAAGGATATACTTCACTGACGATAATGTTCCGATTACCAATGTAATTATTAACGtcaaattaatagtaaaaatctcattttaaCGTCGTGACTACGGCATGCGAAACATTCAAATCATTTGCTGTATaacggatatttttttaaaattacgcGCAAAGATATCCCTTGTATATAGGTAGATAAACATATACTAAAAtacaacaatatttattattttaagataagcTGCAATTGTTAGGAATAGCACTGTCAAAACATTTATGGATAACGTTGTCAATTTGTATATTATAGAGTTAGAGACGTTAGACCCATAAGGAAAAATTGATGTATGGGTGGAGcaattgacatttttgagaaaagctTGAATGGTAGTTTCGTAATTTTGGAATCTCACAAATCAATAATTCGAACACAAAACAACTTTTAGTCTTTGATCCAAAGAACTAAAACCGTTATGAGCAggtattttcaagttttatggACCAGTTTTTCGATCGTTAAATTGGATTTATCCTGTTGGCCATACTCGTCCCTATAAGGCTTTATTTAAAACTACTTGCCTCATTTAGGACCAGTTTTATAAGCCTACTGAAAACAAGTCTGAGCATTAAATTCGAACCGGGGCATCCCTCAATTAGAATTTTGAGTTCGTGCTTGCTTTCCTTTTCTGTTCCTCGAACATTATTCCGATTATCGTGTAATATTCGCTCGTAGACGAACACACATACTCGTAGTTTCACGTTAACTCTGACTTATAAAACTGATTTTAAGGAAGTATTCGCGtgagtatattttttattttttaggaaGTAAGAATATTAGATAAGGATTAAGATTTTCTAAGGTGAAATGCCTTAAGGCTGTGTCGACAATAAGGGGATAGTGCCCCCAAATTTAGTCTAAGTTAGTATTATATAGGGGATATTATTTAAGTTCTTTGGGCGAGGTCATTTAAGTCGGTACATAAGAGAAGTGATGTTTGAAAATtgcgttaaataaaattaaaaatttctttgtcGAGAATTTTTTGTGAACACAAAGAAACATCAGAGATATAGCAAATGAGATTCTCAGCACATAGAAGCAAATGAGTGTGGTTTATTGTGTGTACTTCTTCTGGCTTCTATGAGATGTTCttagtcttaaaaaaaaacagtaaatccAGCAATTATTATCGCAATTAACATGGTTTCTGATAAAGGGGATTATTGCGACTggtgtcaaaaattaaaagtgtcaTGCACCACTAAGTTGCatgataatttataaaaataatcttcAATGATAAGATAAGGTGTTACATTGAAACtagatttaataataattgaaaaagatttaaaactgataaaatttTGGTGATATTGCTGCTTAACAAATTCTTATCACCACGCTAAGGGGTTCTTAACTATAAGGGAACGCAGAAGGAGGGTGTAGGTAAACGTTCAAAATTAAACCGTTGTAGTCCTGTAAATTTAACCATATGGCATGAAAAAAAGCTCTTCAGGTGCCtgtactttaaaatttcttataataACTGGGACTTCGGAGGAGGACGCCTTCGAGCAACAAATGGGTttagcatttaaaatttaaactttaaagagCTTTTGGTTTTGGACAGTAATGGAAGAATTCATGCCTTTATTTCATGTTCAAttcgaataaattttaataagctaaatttgaaatattaaactgATTGatcgtaaataaattataggCTAGTCAATATATTTCTTTAGTATTGCCACAGCATTACTTGTACGTCAGCAAATGACGGGGCTAACCTAATCCAGCCTGAATTTTTCAAGCTCGTTCAGATTGATTAGTGTTCAGAAACGATCTTCCTTTGGTTAACCTTGTTTAGGGTTTATAACTAGATGTATGAGGATGGTTATGATTTGCGTAGTTGTAgttcgttttttaaaatgttatgttGTTGAAGATATCTTTTAGACAATTAAATATGACTATTTGATCAGTTTAAATAATAGACGAGTTTGTGTAAGTAATGTGCGAATTGCAACACTTcaataacgaaattttgatcaGATAATCTTTGGTTAATTCTCCCAGGGTGACCTTTCAGAATGATCAATTTTGTATGTGCGGTAAAAAGAGAATTTTGTTTGAATCAACgtattgtaaattatttgttacACATCGTGAAATACATTTCATAATTGACCATTTGAATATCAGCCGCAGACAACTTTAGTTTGCCCTAACTTGAGAAACTATGAATAATTgtagtttttttatgtttttatgcaacttatgatatccaaattgaAGGACAATTTTTGTTACTCACACTTACATACATTTAACGTTTTTAGGCTGTTTGTTGtgtaataaattcatataaaattaatatcgttttgGGACAAATACTAAAGTGCTGCAGAACTTATCAGGCAGGTTTACTAACGGTTCTGGCAAACATTGCAGCGCATTAGGAATTTGGCCCTAAGTAGTGTAGCTGCAATaataaactgtaaaatatataaacaatctCCTGTGACTCGAAATTTTGATGTTTGTTGCATATCTCTATATGTGGATGTACTGTTGGAGAGGGCTCCGTAGCAGCAGATTCAGGTGAAGGCGTTTTCATCTCATCAAATCAGCAATTCaactttcaaatttgtaaatggATATCTACTTAGAATTTCAAGAAGCTTCCACCTGAATCTACTTTTCCGGGCTTGAATAATATATCATCACATAGCTACtacgaaaatatatttttgcgtTAATAGTGTACCTGTTACTTCATGTGTTAAAAATTCTACTGTAATACATGTAAATGTTGTTCTCTTTTATGGTATTTAACTATCGCCGTGAATCTAACTCTACACTGtaaaatcatttcaaaataatCCAATGTTATTcaaaaaggaataaaattattttactcaAGACCCCTCCCTAATGTATTGAAATATTGTTCTAAGGGACCCTAAGAAATGTGTGGTTTCTGAGGATTCCAAGCGGAGAGACTGAACAGTGGCGTAACCTAAACAGATTCGCAAAGGTAGAATATTTACTTGCTACAATTACGCTCCTTGAGGAAGTgctaaagttttgaaaatataagaaaagCAAAATGGCACTCTCTCCGTAAGAACAAAGCTCTGTTGAGCTCTTTTTTTGCACGACGTaccttttttcaataaaaaaaaaaacaaaacccGTTTCAATGCGAGGTATGATAGACAGTGGATATTATTTAAACAGTTATCTAATTGGCGTTTATAACTCGATATCCGCGTGTTTGTGGTTCTTTCTGGCGAGTCCGCGCCACCAACCACTTGGGGCTATGCGAAAAGATTTTTCCGC is part of the Euwallacea fornicatus isolate EFF26 chromosome 8, ASM4011564v1, whole genome shotgun sequence genome and harbors:
- the VGlut gene encoding vesicular glutamate transporter 1 produces the protein MVAGWKQYEDFDDPSLKKHPSEQADDISIDSLPEYQRPPPRVIDQYLKAEIPHLSRRSTVSLLCCMGFIIMFGMRETMGMVNSEIEGKNSTSSQITVSRSTMGAIESAIFWGYFITQIPGGLIAAAYPANKLFGAAIGSSCLLNLFVPALYDNPSGLIIIKVMQGLVEGVTYPACHGIMRHWAPPLERSRLATIAFSGCYAGVMFSMMICGILMKNISLFAPFYFYSVIGIIWYLTWLWLVFEKPSLHTCIDAKELIMIEKSLGSSQQHYSNLTLSNTPWKAFFTSMPCYAIFVANFCRSWNFYLLVLFQASYFKEAFGTTTAQNASLGALPHFLMTLVVPAGGIMADRLRKKGILNTTQVRKLFNCGGFGLEATFFLAMAYSHTTIQGMTALTIGVAFSGFAISGFNVNHLDIAPRYASILMGLSNGIGTIAGAIIPLAKNIIVVDTTKEQWRILIILSAFIHYAGIIFYGIFASGELQPWADPKAEEERQWNQMNESVPVTKYAAQPNGLMQRRPSGGMTNYGAAMETALPPSKASALPQEVTSGPPVRPPAPRPHFQEEAPVQPSVVPSANPFLSGPISRNPFRQEAVQPEAQDTYLHGTIDDRTY